A portion of the Candidatus Binatia bacterium genome contains these proteins:
- a CDS encoding acyl-CoA dehydrogenase has product MSAYRAPLRDMQFALRELAGIEQVAALPGYGETLDVLDPVLEEASAFASGVLDPLNRTGDRTGCTWSAGEVSTPPGFKEAYKKFADAGWIGLPVPAEYGGQGLPQILLGPTLEMWNAANIGFANGPLLNQGAIEAIELVGSHEQKQRYIPNLVSGKWTGTMCLTEPQAGSDLAQVRARAVPDGDRHRISGTKIFITFGEHDMAENIIHLVLARLPDAPEGTKGISLFIVPKFLVNGDGTLGERNDVVCASIEHKLGINGNPTCMLNYGEKGEGAVGYLVGEPNRGLEYMFIMMNAARFSVGVQGIALADRAYQSALEYAKERVQGRDLKPGSREPEAIFKHPDVRRMLMWQKATIEAMRGLAYVTAASLDYAARHPDERVRKEHKAFVELMIPVVKGWCTENAVELCSTALQVFGGMGYIEETGIAQQYRDVRIIPIYEGTTGIQALDLVGRKLLRDMGATATKVGKQMEGVAKECAGHSDPVVKRIGETLSRALATLGETSQAIGMSAMGDLHRAFACSVPYLRLWGVVAGGWQMARAAKIAAEKIAGGDAEAEFYRAKLATASFYATHVLSQSAWLKRQIVDGAADVMTLSDAQFDLDRRTAVTV; this is encoded by the coding sequence ATGAGCGCCTATCGTGCCCCGCTGCGCGACATGCAGTTCGCCCTGCGCGAACTCGCCGGGATCGAGCAGGTCGCCGCGCTCCCAGGATACGGGGAGACGCTCGACGTGCTCGATCCCGTCCTCGAAGAGGCATCCGCCTTTGCCTCCGGGGTGCTCGACCCCCTCAATCGGACGGGCGACCGGACCGGCTGCACGTGGAGCGCCGGTGAGGTCTCCACGCCGCCCGGCTTCAAAGAGGCCTACAAGAAGTTTGCCGACGCCGGCTGGATCGGGCTGCCGGTTCCGGCCGAGTACGGCGGCCAGGGACTGCCGCAGATCCTCCTCGGGCCGACGCTGGAGATGTGGAACGCGGCAAACATCGGCTTCGCCAACGGCCCGCTGCTCAATCAAGGCGCGATCGAAGCGATCGAGCTCGTTGGGTCGCACGAGCAGAAGCAGCGCTACATTCCGAACCTCGTCTCGGGAAAGTGGACGGGCACGATGTGCCTGACCGAACCGCAGGCAGGCTCGGATCTCGCCCAGGTGCGCGCTCGCGCGGTTCCGGACGGCGATCGTCACCGCATCAGCGGAACGAAGATCTTCATCACGTTCGGTGAGCACGACATGGCCGAAAACATCATCCACCTCGTGCTCGCGCGTCTCCCCGATGCGCCCGAGGGAACGAAGGGCATCTCGCTCTTTATCGTTCCGAAGTTTCTCGTGAACGGCGACGGCACGCTCGGCGAGCGCAACGACGTCGTCTGCGCGAGCATCGAGCACAAACTCGGCATCAACGGCAACCCGACCTGCATGCTCAACTACGGCGAGAAGGGCGAGGGCGCCGTCGGCTATCTCGTCGGCGAGCCCAACCGCGGCCTGGAGTACATGTTCATCATGATGAACGCGGCGCGGTTCTCCGTCGGCGTCCAGGGCATCGCGCTCGCCGATCGCGCCTATCAGAGCGCGCTCGAGTACGCGAAAGAGCGCGTGCAGGGGCGGGATCTCAAACCCGGCTCGCGCGAACCCGAAGCGATCTTCAAGCATCCCGACGTGCGGCGCATGCTCATGTGGCAGAAGGCGACGATCGAGGCGATGCGCGGGCTTGCCTACGTCACGGCGGCGTCGCTCGACTACGCCGCGCGCCATCCGGACGAGCGCGTGCGTAAGGAGCACAAGGCGTTCGTCGAGCTGATGATTCCGGTGGTCAAGGGCTGGTGCACGGAGAACGCGGTCGAATTATGTTCGACGGCGCTGCAGGTCTTCGGCGGAATGGGCTACATCGAAGAGACCGGCATCGCGCAACAGTACCGCGACGTGCGCATCATTCCGATTTATGAAGGCACGACCGGGATCCAGGCGCTCGATTTGGTCGGGCGCAAGCTCTTGCGCGACATGGGCGCTACCGCGACGAAAGTCGGCAAGCAGATGGAGGGCGTCGCGAAGGAGTGCGCCGGCCATTCGGATCCGGTGGTCAAACGAATCGGTGAAACGCTCTCGCGCGCGCTCGCAACGCTCGGTGAGACCTCGCAAGCGATCGGCATGAGCGCGATGGGCGATCTCCATCGCGCCTTTGCCTGCTCGGTGCCATATCTGCGGCTGTGGGGCGTCGTCGCGGGCGGCTGGCAGATGGCGCGCGCCGCGAAGATCGCCGCGGAGAAGATCGCCGGCGGCGACGCCGAGGCCGAGTTCTATCGCGCCAAGCTCGCGACCGCGTCGTTTTACGCGACGCACGTGCTCTCACAGAGCGCCTGGCTCAAACGGCAGATCGTCGACGGCGCCGCCGACGTCATGACGCTGAGCGACGCGCAGTTCGACCTCGATCGCAGAACGGCGGTGACGGTCTGA